TTTGTTCTGATGTTACTAAATTGATTCTGTTTATTGGTGTCAGTTTCCTAGCCCAGACAAGCCCTTGGATTGTACGAAGTGCCTGCTTTAGATCAAAGAAGCCAAAATATTCTGGTTTAAACTTTATGAGCTTGAATCATTTTATTGTGCTTAGAGATTGCAGGTGATTGTTTTGAGAGAGAGCACTGCTTTTTTGCAAGGCATATGCCAGGTTTAATGAGCCTTTTTAAATTAACATATATTCTCCTGGAATGATGGTAGGTGAGTTCATGTGGCAAGGATAATTTAACATGAAGTTTCAATGTGAagctttcttgaaaaaaaaatgtatctttctaCATTGTAAGTGATAATGGAAATGCCTGTGCTTTTTCCAGTTTCTGcagacaatatttttttctaaggGATACATCTTCCAAAACACCTTAAATAATATAATGTTAATAGAATACAATATGACCTGCACACAGTGTAATGGCACCCACCCTGCTGTTTACCTCTGAGACAGGATTTTCattttgtggagtttttttttttatctagcaGTCTGTGGCAGAAGGGGGTGGGAGAACATGGAGCAGGATCCTCAGCTCGAATTCTCATTTACACTAAATGACACTGGCTGAGGATCTGACTTCACAAGGTTTAAAATGATCATGTTTCTCTGGAAATTTTGTGAGTTCAAGCTTCTGTCACTATTATATGGACACGCCACTGTCACGGCATCTGAATTCCCTGCAGTGTCAAACATATTAATACTATATATTGGCAAATTTGCCAGAATTATAGCTTTTATAGAAAAAGCTGCtctgaaaattaaaatataaccAACCCGTGTATATAAATGCAAATATGCATCCTTGGACTATATGAAAAAGCTTACATAGACATGTTGCAGGATTTAAACTGATTCATGCAAATAAGGATTTAGGGATATGATGTTAAGGCTGGATTCTGATCGGATTATTCATGTTGAGTAGCATTTCACTCCATGAGAAGGCCCACTAGTTTTAGTAGGGCAGTGTTGGAGAAAGTTACTCTTTCATGtgactggaggggaggggggccctcAATCTGGCcctttgtttaaaaaagtaaACAACTAACTAGTACTAGCTTTCTTCTTGACACGTGTATCTAATTCGCATGAATGTCATCTCTAGAGTCAGCATGCTGTTTCAGGTAGCTCATTTGCTGTAACACTCTGAGTACTGTTTCCTTCATCACATCAGTAAtgttttaaatcaatttaaatttCTAATCTTTTTCAGAAACACTATCCCAATGTCCTCATCCTCCTTCTCATTGCAATGACAGTAAGATTTTGATCACTGATCAGGGTACTAATTCTAGCATTCAGGAATTCAGGGGGCACCACCTCCTGGTCATCTGTTGGTGTAGAGGTCCACTGGCTTTACACTACCTAGGAAGCAAGCACAGTGTTTATGTACAAAGCTTTGCACTCTTCTAAATCAAACTTTGTGAGGTCTTACTGTCATGTCACTCTTTAGagatggcagccagcatggccaCAAGCCCTATAACTTTTATACAAGTATGGACATTACATAAGTTACCAGTAATAATTTAACTCCGGCAAGTGTCCCAAATACTAATGAGAAAATAAGTGCTAATTtgaagggggtgggtgggtgcggGCATTGTCTAAGCACTTTGTAGTGGAAGCATGGAGCTTAAATTCTTTTCTTTACCTGTAGTCCAGCACCGCCAAGATGGAAAAAGATGAAAAAATGTACAGGAGAGAATTAGAGAATGTCCATGGTGTTCCCCTCTTCTGGAGTACCGCTGAAGTGTGGGACCAAGTGGAGAACTTCCAAGCCAAGCCAGATGACCTTCTCATTGCCACCTACCCAAAATCAGGTAATCTGCTCTGTTTCAAGATTCTTCTTAAGTAGTTAGAAACCACACATCCAGAGCATGTAGACTCTGCACCCAGGAATAGTTTACTGaggagcaatttgctccacagtttattcagttgcattaattgcatgtgtagacacacccagtaagaaTCTCCAGCTGCTTGTAAACTACAGGTCCCCTGGAATATTACTGCAAAGCTATCATCAGTGTTCAGAAAGGGGAATTTCCAATCCAATTTTGACCATGAGGAGTGGAGGTAACCTGTTCTTTCATGGGTTGGGTGAAGTTACATTTTGACTTCAGATGTTCAGAGATGGACAATGACAGCTGTATCGATTTACTCATTGGTTCTTGAGTCATTTTCCTCTGAAGCAAGCAGGTGAGAAACTTGCGTATCTTCTTCAGAAAAAGGCAGAGACAGAAACATTAGGATGTTATATCTGTTCTGGTGATGACCTTCCACAATGAAAGGCCCTTTGATTCAGAGATCACATGTTCAAGAACAAACTTGCTAATGATAGGTCTATGATACTAGCTTTGAGGGTATTGACAGTCTGCCTTATAAGATAAAGGAAATGAGCCAGTCCTTAGCTGGCATAAaagacttcagtggaactattctgatttataccagctcTGCATCTGATCTTATGTTTACTGCTCACTTACTGCACACAAGAGAAAAACTGACCTGGATGTCCTTTCCATTTCCAGGCACAACATGGATCAGTGAGATTGTGGACATGATCTACAACAATGGTGATGTAGAGAAGTGTAAACGGGATGCAATTTTCAACAGAGTCCCTTTCATGGAGCTGATTATTCCTGGAAAAATAAATGGTAAAGCTTTCCATGTTGCATGCAGAGTGCAAGGGAGATCACAGCTGAGGCTTTATCAGTTCTCACCTTAGGAATTACACTATCCAAAACAGAGGGTGAGAGTATTAAGTATCTCACAAGGTTGCTGGAAGGTGGTTATTTTAGTATCAAAGTCTATGTTCTGATACATAACAATTGGTTAGAATTAATTGCATGAAAGATACATGAATATAGTTAAAGACAGACTTCAACCCCTAACATTTCCAAGTCATTTACAGCTCTTTGGAATGAAAGGTGTTCTAAGTACAtcaaactgcaggacagccatgaggagctgggaagctacaggggtggtggggaggactacagaaggtgcgggggaagcgtgaaaacagagagacggacagcagaaaatcacaggaaaagcagcaggaaagactgaaaggtggcaggggcagcaggaaagcagagaaaggcagcagaaagtcacagggaaaaggcagtaggaattgagaggagatcgggaaactagtggagaggggtgggggctggagctgagagagagagaatgaggctggaatttaagataaggaagggactgggattcagtaaaacatgacccaactcggggttgcaaatgacagtggttttattgaacaggggagatggtgacacaatgtcttattggttcccttgcacccacacccacccccacccccacacccacgcacacaatggcagcaggggttagagaggcttggtgcaggggctgaagtccactgaagtccaggaggagagggggggagagagagaaagagagagatagagagagagagagtccaaattgtaggaggaggtgttcAGATAATatttacctatccaggctggaaaggggtcctggtccagtaggtgttgtccagaggggggttgctggcagggcctctgggtggataggtggtgtggcatgatgctggtccagatggagagggtgtcccattGGATCTATCTTCACTGCTTCTTTtcataggggcagaccttgtgtgaccctagtgacaggaggcatgcccaggcaagtgtcagcccctggcatactgagcatgtgtgctccatgcagggatgtgcagtttcgggtgtctgtaatggtggggtacaatggtagagttgctggttctgcagggtcttttgtctttcaaatgctgggttcttgtctctgttcctgggtgaggtccatggttcctgcgtgaatcaatgtgaggtgatggcccagtcattacaggccattcagtagggGCCTGccaccattgtatttcaatcattcccaatcactctcattcatccgggaaccaatttacatgtaaggggtatgtgactcatacagttgcaacatgggatgcccaggcagaggacacaagatggaggcttgacatgactttggttcacttacaaacacaggcctaaaccatacaatatccatatgaaacaataaaaatcaatacaaacctaataataataaaatataaaacagtggatatccaaaaccaaaaacttgctcccagaataaaaatgttaaagcttatcctacgctcacttatacttatctatagggaaacgagagggagagaaaaagtcagaaatggttagggaaggggagggaatgcattttaaaataaattaaaaaaagaaaaactggggattttgctaTAAAACAAATGTAAATTTATTGGCATGTACACTAATTTGCTAGAGTATATGTTGagtttaaaaacacaacaaactaggcaaaaatagtcaaaggaTAGTGTTTCATTAGTCATTATAATGAAATGTGCATCTCCTACTTAGATTCATataacaaaatctagccttcttgagcatcttgacagtgcatccaatatTTCAGTCAGTCATTTGTACACCTGCATTACTATTATCCTACCAGAGTTCAGGTTTTTCGGTAGAGctgaaaacagtcttcagggctgtgaaatacaagaaagacattaccaggaatggctaacaagcagcaaaattgcagaagaaaggatagtttgaatagtggaacatcaagaccatgaAAAAGGAGTGCAGGTCATTAAGAgcgaagagagattagcaggattcaggtagattacaatgagccatgaagtcaattctTTCTGGAAAgcaatgctgctggcagtgccaggcAGTTCATTTTCAAGTATGGGTAAGGTAAGAATCATAGCGGGGTATAACTGTACCACTATACCCCATCCTGGATCCACCCTTTGTTAGGAAGAGAATTCCACCAAAGCCATTTGCAGTGCCAATTTATGTTTCCCATCTTGCTTCAGTCATACTGGACATAATTGGCAGAGACACAGAAAGTTAGCTTGCTGCCACCAAAGGGTCTAGGCTTGATTCTCCAGTCCATACCAGCATATTTGTGAACATAAACACCTTGTCAACATACTGCTTCTCTCTTGTATTTTCCAGGGTTAGAACTGCTGGCTCAAATCCCATCTCCTCGATTAGTCAAGACCCATCTTCCAGTTCAGCTTCTTCCTGTGTCCTTTTGGGAAAACAACTGCAAGGTTattgatgttttctttttccccccatatCACAGTAGCACTTAAAGGCTCCAGTTCAGGCAGCGATCCCATTGTGTAGACTTTGTAGACACACTGCCACCAAGAGAAAAATGTTATCCCAAAAACCTGAAATGAATTGATTGAAGCAGTAGTGGTCTCCctgttttacagatagggaaTGGAGTTTCAGAGAAAGTAAGTGACTGGCCCAACATCATCTAAGACAAGGATGAGCAGTAGGGGtagtggcaggaagcagaagctggaggagggaggaggagcccagagatcctggcagcagcagtaacagGGCTTTAATGGAAGCCCACAGGCCACTTACTTGTTGGGGGATTAAATAGAAAATAGGAAAAGTATTCAGAGTTGTCCCACCCTTCTCTTTTCTGGCTAGTGATAGAGCTTGTTGAAATATTTTAGATTGACAAAAATTTTGAATTCCAGTAAGAACaggtgaaataattttaaaacatttttcaggtTTGCTTTCTTGTTTATCAGCCAGCTTTGCTATTTGGTAATGTGGCCCACACAGACCATGGCAAACATCCTTTTCTTTTCCACAGATAATCTATGTTGCCCGAAATGCAAAGGATGTGGCTGTCTCTTACTTCCATTTCTACCAGATGGCAAAGATGCACCCTGAACCTGGCACCTGGGATGAGTACCTGGAGAAATTCATTGCTGGAAAAGGTAGCACACGGAGCTTGTCTTATTCTGTGGCACTAAGCTCTGGAGTCTCACCTACTCAAAATAAACTGCTTTCCAATACCTGGGAATCCATCCTATGGATTTATCCAAATCACAGTTAGGTAGAGGCCTTTAAGGGAAGCATAAAATATATTACGTCCACCTTTCCCTCATGAGCCTACCTTTCTCAAATTCTAGTCTGGATCTAAGAAGTAGCTGTCTCTTAACTCATATCTGATCAACTGGTTGGCCCAACCCAGGGCTCAAATGATTAGTTCTTCTAGCGGTAAATCAGGTGCACTAGAAGGCAGTATCTCATCACATAGTGTCCTTGCCTGCCTTCATCAAATCATTCCCCTAGTTTGATGAGGCCATGAAGGTTATTTTTCTTGTGAGATCCACCTAGAACATTGACTATTTAACCCTGTTTCTTTACTGATATCACtgtggagagaagagaaaaatattcaTATTCTTATTCTGCTTCTTGATTCAGTTGCATTTGGATCCTGGTATGACCATGTGAAAGGCTGGtgggagaagaggaaagagaagcGTATTCTGTACCTGTTCTACGAGGACATgaaagaggtgggagaggggaagaataTAACATCACGTAATGTTTTGTCTCCAAGTAGCATGCGGTGTTCTTTAATTAGAGAGATGCACACATTCAGACAGAGAGAGTCAGGCAGGGACTACGTTTGCACACGACATGCTGAACTCCTAAGAAGAATTGCATCACAACTGACAGCAAGATCCTGCAGATTTGCCTCCCCTAAATTCAGACAAACAAAACTGCCAAGACCTTTGGCAATAGCATCACCTTATCATTCCCACTAATATAACATGCAGACTAGTGAGAGTAATCTATGGACATGCTAAACTCTAGTCCCTCCATGCTTAACTCTAGCTTTGTCCATCCCCACCGCTCATGCTGGAAAAAGTGACCCTCTATCAATATCTGTTCTTAGTGT
This genomic window from Alligator mississippiensis isolate rAllMis1 chromosome 2, rAllMis1, whole genome shotgun sequence contains:
- the LOC102567929 gene encoding sulfotransferase 1 family member D1 translates to MEKDEKMYRRELENVHGVPLFWSTAEVWDQVENFQAKPDDLLIATYPKSGTTWISEIVDMIYNNGDVEKCKRDAIFNRVPFMELIIPGKINGLELLAQIPSPRLVKTHLPVQLLPVSFWENNCKIIYVARNAKDVAVSYFHFYQMAKMHPEPGTWDEYLEKFIAGKVAFGSWYDHVKGWWEKRKEKRILYLFYEDMKEDPECEIRKVLHFLEKDLKEEVLKKILQHTSFQEMKKNPTTNYTMMASSGMDHNVSPFMRKGIAGDWKNHFTEAQNKAFDADYEEKMKGSTLQFRVEI